Proteins from a genomic interval of Salinarchaeum sp. Harcht-Bsk1:
- a CDS encoding acyl-CoA carboxylase subunit beta encodes MKLRIEATASDEEASAIAAALAEHLGESVEVVAGDGDEPIASADPPADASAAGDADESAAEAEAAAEDLGPTEREEHLRELLEDQYEGGPEKYRDRLDEQGKLFVRDRLKLWFGEDDEGSADIAFEDGTFANFDSWHPDSPDVDEYDPDSRLPADGLLTGAAEFEGRDVHFMANDFTVKAGSMAERGVEKFLRMQQRALKSGQPVLYLMDSSGGRIDQQTGFFANREGIGKYYYNHSMLSGRVPQICVLYGPCFAGAAYTPVFADFTIMVEGMSSMAIASPRMVEMVTGEEITADELGGPEVHTQESGSADLIARDEEHARELVAQLLSYLPDSAEDSPPQQETVAPVASPEGIDSVIPQHPDRGYDMTDLVDRVVDGDSWFELRPNYGGEILTGFARIDGRPVGIVANQPAKRAGAIFPDAAEKAAEFIWTADAYDVPILYLCDTPGFMAGSSVEKEGILEKGKKFIYATSSATVPQQTVVVRKAYGAGIYAMGGPAYDPESVLALPSGEIGIMGPEAAINAVYARKLAEIEDEEERAERADELREEYRRDIDAMRMASEVVIDEVIPPSELRTELAARFAFYEDVETELPDKKHGTVL; translated from the coding sequence ATGAAGCTCCGGATCGAGGCGACCGCCAGCGACGAGGAGGCGTCGGCGATCGCCGCCGCGCTCGCAGAGCATCTGGGTGAGTCAGTCGAGGTCGTCGCGGGCGACGGTGACGAACCGATTGCGAGCGCCGATCCGCCGGCGGACGCCTCGGCTGCCGGCGACGCGGACGAGTCCGCGGCCGAAGCGGAAGCGGCGGCGGAGGACCTGGGACCCACTGAACGCGAGGAGCACCTCCGCGAACTGCTCGAGGATCAGTACGAGGGCGGCCCCGAGAAGTACCGCGATCGCCTCGACGAGCAGGGGAAGCTGTTCGTTCGCGACCGACTCAAACTCTGGTTCGGCGAGGACGACGAGGGAAGCGCCGACATCGCGTTCGAGGACGGCACGTTCGCGAACTTCGACTCCTGGCACCCCGACAGCCCCGACGTCGACGAGTACGATCCGGACTCGCGCCTCCCTGCGGACGGCCTCTTGACAGGCGCCGCGGAGTTCGAGGGCCGAGACGTCCACTTCATGGCCAACGACTTCACCGTCAAGGCCGGCTCGATGGCAGAGCGCGGCGTCGAGAAGTTCCTCCGGATGCAACAGCGCGCGCTCAAGTCCGGCCAGCCGGTGCTCTACCTGATGGACTCCTCGGGCGGCCGGATCGACCAGCAGACCGGCTTTTTCGCGAACCGCGAGGGCATCGGGAAGTACTACTACAACCACTCGATGCTCTCGGGGCGCGTCCCCCAGATTTGCGTGCTCTACGGGCCCTGTTTCGCCGGCGCGGCCTACACGCCCGTCTTCGCCGACTTCACGATCATGGTCGAGGGGATGTCCTCGATGGCGATCGCCTCGCCGCGGATGGTCGAGATGGTCACTGGCGAGGAGATTACGGCGGACGAACTCGGCGGTCCAGAGGTCCACACCCAGGAGTCCGGCTCCGCGGACCTGATCGCCAGGGACGAGGAACACGCTCGTGAACTCGTCGCGCAGTTGCTGTCGTACCTTCCCGACAGCGCCGAGGACTCGCCGCCCCAGCAGGAGACGGTTGCGCCCGTCGCGTCACCCGAGGGCATCGACTCGGTGATTCCCCAGCACCCCGATCGGGGCTACGACATGACGGACCTGGTCGATCGGGTCGTCGACGGCGATTCCTGGTTCGAACTCCGGCCGAACTACGGCGGCGAGATACTGACCGGGTTCGCGCGGATCGACGGCCGGCCGGTCGGGATCGTCGCGAACCAGCCCGCGAAGCGCGCGGGTGCGATCTTCCCGGACGCCGCGGAGAAGGCCGCGGAGTTCATCTGGACCGCCGACGCCTACGACGTGCCGATCCTGTACCTCTGTGACACGCCTGGGTTCATGGCCGGCTCCTCCGTCGAAAAAGAGGGCATTCTCGAGAAGGGCAAGAAGTTCATCTACGCGACCTCTTCCGCGACGGTGCCCCAGCAGACTGTCGTGGTGCGGAAAGCCTACGGCGCCGGCATCTACGCGATGGGTGGGCCTGCCTACGATCCCGAGAGCGTGCTGGCGCTCCCCTCCGGCGAGATCGGGATCATGGGCCCCGAGGCCGCCATCAACGCGGTCTACGCACGAAAGCTCGCCGAGATCGAGGACGAGGAGGAGCGCGCCGAGCGCGCCGACGAACTCCGGGAGGAGTACCGGCGTGACATCGACGCGATGCGGATGGCCAGCGAGGTCGTCATCGACGAGGTGATCCCGCCCAGCGAACTGCGAACCGAACTCGCCGCGCGATTCGCCTTCTACGAGGACGTCGAGACCGAGCTTCCCGACAAGAAACACGGCACCGTGCTCTGA
- a CDS encoding class 1 fructose-bisphosphatase yields the protein MSTVHADATVDEILEELLATAPELRSLQAARRGGETDEENPTGDELIAADAAADEHLVDALAAIDGVGTVASEERAELVDAGDGLSVTVDPLDGSSNLAANAPTGTILGVYDADLPAPGRSILASAMVVYGPVTTAYVAIEGEGVTEYELPPGDDAEPTVAEADVTIPNDPTIYGVGGGDDDWPEPVADVVDALREQHKLRYSGALVADVSQVLTSGGLFAYPQLESSPTGKLRHQFEVGPIAFLVESAGGASTDGNGSLLDRPAQELHGRSPIYVGSEAAIERVEAILGDRVE from the coding sequence GTGAGCACGGTCCACGCGGACGCGACCGTCGACGAGATTCTCGAAGAGCTGCTCGCCACGGCCCCCGAACTCCGGTCCCTCCAGGCCGCGCGCCGTGGTGGCGAGACGGACGAAGAGAATCCGACCGGCGACGAGTTGATCGCCGCCGACGCTGCCGCCGACGAGCACCTCGTCGACGCTCTCGCCGCCATCGACGGCGTCGGCACCGTGGCCAGCGAGGAGCGCGCCGAACTGGTGGACGCGGGCGACGGACTCTCGGTCACGGTCGATCCGCTCGACGGCTCCTCGAACCTCGCGGCGAACGCACCCACGGGGACGATCCTGGGCGTGTACGACGCCGACCTCCCCGCACCGGGACGCTCGATTCTCGCGTCCGCAATGGTGGTCTACGGCCCAGTGACGACGGCCTACGTCGCGATCGAGGGCGAGGGCGTCACCGAATACGAACTGCCCCCGGGCGACGACGCCGAGCCGACTGTCGCCGAGGCCGACGTCACGATCCCGAACGATCCCACGATCTACGGCGTCGGCGGCGGCGACGACGACTGGCCCGAGCCGGTCGCCGACGTGGTCGACGCGCTCCGCGAGCAGCACAAACTTCGCTACAGCGGCGCGCTCGTCGCCGACGTCTCCCAGGTGCTCACCAGCGGTGGCCTGTTCGCCTATCCCCAGCTCGAATCGAGTCCGACCGGGAAGCTCCGGCACCAGTTCGAGGTCGGCCCGATCGCCTTCCTCGTCGAGTCGGCTGGCGGCGCGTCGACCGACGGCAACGGATCCTTGCTCGATCGGCCGGCCCAGGAGCTCCACGGCCGCTCGCCGATCTACGTCGGGAGCGAGGCTGCGATCGAGCGCGTCGAAGCGATCCTCGGCGATCGAGTCGAGTAA
- a CDS encoding 3-hydroxyacyl-CoA dehydrogenase family protein, protein MVRSLDEIDRVGVVGAGTMGAGIAQVLATAGYEVAMRDVDRDLVQNGFDSIESSLDRLADRDAIPSDDVDRIVGRVDGTTDLEDLAPCDLVIEAIVEDLEIKQETFADLDRIVDEDVVLATNTSTLSITSIAASTNRPDHVVGLHFMNPVPIMDGVEVVTGESTAPDTVDLAHELAADLDKETWESDDKPGFVTNRILIPWINEGVRAFDEGVATKEDIDRGMTLGTNVPMGPLELADHIGLDVCLHASETLHDELGDRYTPAYLLKRKVEAGHLGKKTGQGFYEYD, encoded by the coding sequence ATGGTTCGATCACTCGACGAGATCGATCGCGTCGGCGTCGTCGGTGCCGGAACGATGGGCGCCGGCATCGCACAGGTGCTCGCGACCGCCGGCTACGAGGTCGCGATGCGGGACGTCGACCGCGACCTGGTGCAGAACGGGTTCGACTCGATCGAGTCGAGCCTCGACCGGCTCGCGGATCGCGACGCGATTCCCTCAGACGACGTCGATCGGATCGTCGGACGGGTCGACGGCACCACCGACCTCGAGGACCTCGCCCCCTGTGACCTCGTGATCGAGGCGATCGTCGAGGACCTCGAGATCAAGCAGGAGACGTTCGCAGACCTCGACCGGATCGTCGACGAGGACGTCGTCCTCGCGACGAACACCAGCACGCTCTCGATCACGTCCATCGCGGCATCGACGAATCGTCCGGACCACGTCGTCGGCCTCCACTTCATGAATCCCGTGCCGATCATGGACGGCGTCGAGGTCGTGACCGGGGAATCGACGGCGCCGGATACCGTCGACCTCGCCCACGAACTTGCCGCGGACCTCGACAAGGAGACCTGGGAGTCCGACGACAAGCCAGGCTTCGTCACGAACCGGATCCTCATACCCTGGATCAACGAGGGAGTCCGCGCCTTCGACGAGGGCGTCGCGACGAAGGAGGACATCGATCGCGGGATGACACTCGGCACGAACGTGCCGATGGGGCCACTCGAACTCGCCGACCACATCGGGCTGGACGTCTGTCTGCACGCCTCCGAAACGCTCCACGACGAACTGGGCGACCGCTACACGCCGGCGTACCTCCTGAAGCGGAAGGTCGAAGCCGGCCACCTCGGGAAGAAGACCGGCCAGGGCTTCTACGAGTACGACTGA
- a CDS encoding sodium:calcium antiporter: MVISGIVPDVTPVHLVVIAIASVAVWIGSAWLETSAEDLSAYYGLPPVVQGSVVVAVGSSFPEFASVVIAAFAGAFDLGVGAIVGSALFNVLVIPALSGLSTEGEELDANRAIVYKEAQFYMIAVSALIITFALAVIYEPVESADALSGEITRPLAVIPLLLYGLYLFIQWQDVGDHTPGDEGEGVDVLPAWGKLAAGLLVILVAVEFLVGSVEFLGAALGVPEFLAGVTILAAATSLPDTLVSVRSASGGNGTTSLGNVLGSNTFDLLVAIPVGVVLVGSLTINFAVALPLFGVLTLATVLLFTFLRTDLTLYRWESYLLLLAYAVFVAWMVTESIGATDLLKAA; this comes from the coding sequence ATGGTCATCAGCGGCATCGTTCCGGACGTCACCCCGGTTCACCTCGTCGTGATCGCCATCGCGTCGGTCGCGGTCTGGATCGGGAGCGCCTGGCTCGAGACCTCCGCTGAAGACCTCTCGGCGTACTACGGCCTCCCACCGGTCGTCCAGGGCTCGGTGGTCGTCGCCGTCGGTTCCAGTTTCCCGGAGTTCGCGAGCGTGGTGATCGCGGCGTTTGCAGGCGCGTTCGACCTCGGCGTCGGCGCTATCGTCGGCTCCGCGCTGTTCAACGTGCTAGTGATCCCGGCGCTCTCCGGGCTATCGACGGAGGGCGAGGAACTCGACGCGAACCGCGCGATCGTCTACAAGGAGGCGCAGTTCTACATGATCGCGGTCTCCGCGCTGATCATCACGTTCGCGCTCGCGGTGATCTACGAACCCGTCGAGAGTGCCGACGCCCTCAGCGGCGAGATCACGCGGCCGCTCGCGGTGATCCCGCTATTGCTCTACGGACTGTACCTCTTCATCCAGTGGCAGGACGTCGGCGATCACACGCCCGGCGACGAGGGCGAGGGCGTCGATGTCCTCCCGGCCTGGGGCAAGCTGGCCGCAGGCCTCCTCGTCATCCTGGTCGCCGTCGAGTTCCTCGTTGGTAGCGTGGAGTTCCTCGGCGCAGCGCTCGGAGTCCCAGAGTTCCTCGCGGGCGTGACGATCCTCGCAGCGGCGACGAGTCTGCCCGATACGCTGGTGAGCGTTCGTTCGGCGTCGGGTGGGAACGGGACGACCAGCCTCGGAAACGTCCTCGGCTCGAACACGTTCGACCTGCTCGTCGCGATCCCCGTCGGCGTCGTGCTCGTCGGGAGCCTGACGATCAACTTCGCGGTCGCGCTCCCGCTCTTCGGCGTCCTCACGCTCGCGACCGTGCTCCTCTTCACGTTCTTGCGGACCGATCTCACGCTCTACCGGTGGGAGTCCTACCTCCTCCTGCTCGCCTACGCCGTGTTCGTCGCGTGGATGGTCACCGAGTCGATCGGCGCGACGGATCTCCTCAAGGCGGCCTGA
- a CDS encoding NUDIX hydrolase encodes MSDDELAWETLSSEVAYECPGFEIVHDDVRLPDGTETDYDYLTEPPAVVVLPFVADDATSAEIDADDREVVVIEEWRQAVGRLNRGIPVGSVEPEDDDLTLGAHRELREETGYEADSVEHVLTTEPVNGIANSVLHYFVAEGCTPTAEQDLDANETIRVDTASLADLRSAALADDLRDGRAVTALQHHALRERGN; translated from the coding sequence ATGAGCGACGACGAACTCGCGTGGGAGACGCTCTCCTCCGAGGTCGCCTACGAGTGTCCCGGCTTCGAGATCGTCCACGACGACGTTCGCCTCCCCGACGGAACGGAGACGGACTACGACTACCTCACCGAACCGCCGGCGGTCGTCGTCCTGCCGTTCGTCGCCGACGACGCGACGTCGGCCGAGATCGACGCCGACGACCGCGAGGTGGTCGTCATCGAAGAGTGGCGCCAGGCCGTCGGCCGGCTGAACCGTGGCATCCCCGTCGGGAGCGTGGAACCCGAGGACGACGACCTCACCCTCGGAGCCCATCGCGAACTCAGGGAGGAGACCGGCTACGAGGCGGACTCGGTCGAGCACGTGCTGACGACCGAACCGGTGAACGGCATCGCGAACTCCGTCTTGCACTACTTCGTCGCCGAGGGCTGTACGCCGACCGCGGAACAGGACCTCGACGCGAACGAGACGATCCGGGTCGATACGGCGTCGCTCGCGGACCTCCGATCGGCCGCCCTCGCCGACGACCTCCGCGACGGGCGAGCGGTGACGGCACTGCAGCACCACGCGCTGCGTGAGCGAGGGAACTGA
- the thrS gene encoding threonine--tRNA ligase, whose amino-acid sequence MSQQESDVIAVVLPDGSELEVPRGSTIEEIAYEIGPGLGDATAGGRIDGELVGKELAVTEDGAEIEIVTEDSDEYLRVMRHTAAHALAQAVQRHYDDVDLAIGPPTDDGFYYDFDDLDVDEDDLPAIREEMEAIVEEDLDVEYERVSIEEARDRLADQPYKLELLEEFAEEDDTVHFYSQGEWEDLCKGPHVESTGEIGAVDLLEIAGAYWRGDEENEMQTRIYGTAFRSEDDLEAFLERRREAEERDHRKIGNEMDLFSIQDRTGPGLPLYHPNGKTILRELEGFVEDLNLDADYEYVETPHVFKTDLWKESGHYDNYADDMFLFEVGDDEFGLKPMNCPGHAAIFDDSAWSYRDLPIRYAENGKVYRKEQRGELSGLSRVWAFTIDDGHLFVKPDQIQAEVERIMDMIKEVLDTFGLDYQMSLATRPEKSVGSDEIWEKAESALESVLEDRKLDYGVEEGDGAFYGPKIDYEFEDAIGRSWDGPTVQLDFTMPEQFDLSYVGEDNEEHRPVMIHRALYGSYERFFMMLIEHFEGKFPLWLAPEQVRVLPITDDNAEYAESVAAELDDAGVRVEVDESDNRLQRKIRAAHDDRVPYQIIVGDDEQEDGTLSVRDRKERQEHGVDPDDFYAHLEAERAEKRTEPDFLD is encoded by the coding sequence ATGTCACAACAGGAATCAGACGTCATCGCGGTCGTACTGCCCGACGGCTCCGAGCTCGAGGTCCCGCGTGGATCGACGATCGAGGAGATCGCCTACGAGATCGGTCCCGGCCTCGGCGACGCCACCGCCGGTGGCCGGATCGACGGCGAACTCGTCGGCAAGGAACTCGCGGTGACCGAGGACGGCGCCGAGATCGAGATCGTCACCGAGGACAGCGACGAGTATCTGCGGGTAATGCGCCACACGGCCGCCCATGCCCTCGCCCAGGCCGTACAGCGCCACTACGACGACGTCGACCTCGCGATCGGGCCACCCACGGACGACGGGTTCTACTACGACTTCGACGACCTCGACGTCGACGAAGACGACCTCCCCGCCATCCGCGAGGAGATGGAGGCGATCGTCGAGGAGGACCTCGACGTCGAGTACGAGCGCGTCTCGATCGAGGAGGCCCGCGATCGCCTGGCCGACCAGCCCTACAAACTCGAACTCCTCGAAGAGTTCGCCGAGGAGGACGACACGGTCCACTTCTACTCCCAGGGCGAGTGGGAGGACCTCTGCAAGGGACCGCACGTCGAGTCCACGGGCGAGATCGGCGCCGTGGACCTGCTGGAGATCGCCGGCGCCTACTGGCGCGGCGACGAGGAGAACGAGATGCAGACGCGGATCTACGGCACGGCGTTCCGGAGCGAGGACGACCTCGAAGCGTTTCTGGAGCGCCGCCGCGAGGCCGAGGAGCGCGACCACCGCAAGATCGGGAACGAGATGGACCTGTTCTCGATCCAGGACCGCACGGGGCCCGGCCTCCCGCTGTACCACCCCAACGGGAAGACGATTCTCCGCGAGCTCGAGGGGTTCGTCGAGGACCTCAACCTCGACGCGGACTACGAGTACGTCGAGACGCCCCACGTGTTCAAGACGGACCTCTGGAAGGAGAGCGGGCACTACGACAACTACGCCGACGACATGTTCCTCTTCGAGGTCGGCGACGACGAGTTCGGGCTGAAGCCGATGAACTGCCCGGGCCACGCCGCGATCTTCGACGACTCCGCCTGGTCCTACCGCGACCTGCCGATCCGCTACGCCGAGAACGGGAAGGTGTACCGCAAGGAACAGCGCGGCGAGCTTTCCGGGCTCTCCCGCGTCTGGGCATTCACGATCGACGACGGCCACCTGTTCGTCAAGCCCGACCAGATCCAGGCCGAGGTCGAGCGGATCATGGACATGATCAAGGAGGTGCTCGACACCTTCGGCCTCGACTACCAGATGTCGCTGGCGACGCGACCCGAGAAGAGCGTCGGCTCCGACGAGATCTGGGAGAAGGCCGAATCGGCCCTCGAGTCCGTCCTCGAGGACCGGAAGCTCGACTACGGCGTCGAGGAGGGCGACGGCGCCTTCTACGGCCCGAAGATCGACTACGAGTTCGAGGACGCGATCGGGCGGTCCTGGGACGGACCGACGGTCCAGCTCGACTTCACGATGCCCGAGCAGTTCGACCTCTCCTACGTCGGCGAGGACAACGAGGAACATCGCCCCGTCATGATCCACCGGGCGCTCTACGGCAGCTACGAGCGCTTCTTCATGATGCTCATCGAGCACTTCGAGGGGAAGTTCCCGCTCTGGCTCGCGCCCGAGCAGGTCCGCGTCCTCCCGATCACGGACGACAACGCCGAGTACGCCGAGTCCGTGGCGGCAGAACTCGACGACGCCGGCGTCCGCGTCGAAGTCGACGAGTCCGACAACCGGCTCCAGCGCAAGATCCGCGCCGCCCACGACGACCGCGTTCCCTACCAGATCATCGTCGGCGACGACGAGCAGGAGGACGGCACGCTCTCCGTCCGCGACCGGAAGGAGCGCCAGGAGCACGGCGTCGACCCCGACGACTTTTACGCACACCTCGAGGCCGAGCGCGCCGAGAAGCGGACGGAGCCGGACTTCCTGGATTAG
- a CDS encoding aldo/keto reductase yields the protein MTRDPTPIGFGTWQNEDPEQCAESVKNALEMGYRHIDTAQGYDNEDAVGDGIAAADVDRDDIFLATKVDTGDLGHDDVLRTTEESLEKLGVDTIDLLYVHWPLDAYDPEGTLSAFDELVDRGDIRHVGLSNFNPEQLAEAREILDAPIFAHQVECHPYCQQEEHLALAEEHDYHLVAYSPLAQTEVFDDPVIQEVAEDQDASPAQVCLAWLRQRGAVAIPKATSYEHIEDNYGSLEVDLSDDAMERIDSIEEEYRVVDFDGAPWDLV from the coding sequence ATGACGCGAGATCCGACCCCGATCGGTTTCGGCACCTGGCAAAACGAAGATCCCGAGCAGTGCGCCGAGAGCGTGAAAAACGCGCTCGAGATGGGGTATCGCCATATCGACACCGCGCAGGGCTACGACAACGAGGATGCCGTGGGCGACGGCATCGCCGCCGCTGACGTCGATCGCGACGACATCTTCCTCGCGACGAAGGTCGACACCGGCGACCTGGGCCACGACGACGTGCTCCGGACGACCGAGGAGAGCCTCGAGAAACTCGGCGTGGACACGATCGACCTGCTGTACGTCCACTGGCCGCTGGACGCGTACGATCCGGAAGGGACACTCTCGGCGTTCGACGAGCTGGTCGACCGCGGCGACATTCGGCACGTCGGGCTCTCGAACTTCAATCCCGAACAGCTCGCGGAGGCACGGGAGATTCTCGACGCGCCGATCTTCGCACACCAGGTCGAGTGTCATCCCTACTGCCAGCAGGAGGAGCACCTCGCGCTGGCGGAGGAGCACGACTATCACCTGGTGGCCTACTCGCCGCTCGCGCAGACCGAGGTCTTCGACGATCCCGTGATTCAGGAGGTCGCCGAGGACCAGGACGCGAGCCCCGCGCAGGTCTGTCTCGCGTGGCTCCGCCAGCGTGGTGCCGTGGCAATTCCGAAGGCGACCAGCTACGAGCACATCGAGGACAACTACGGCTCGCTGGAGGTCGATCTGAGCGACGACGCGATGGAGCGGATCGATTCGATCGAGGAGGAGTACCGCGTGGTGGACTTCGACGGTGCTCCCTGGGACCTGGTCTAG
- a CDS encoding GNAT family N-acetyltransferase, whose product MGDTIDVRQYRSEDADEVWDVHEAALRASPLAFVEEAAVDEDICNVESHYIESGGEFLVGERRDATEDHRAIVAIGGWLPIDDRTVEVKRMRVHPDHQRNGYARRILAELERRARAAGFETAVLETIEPLRAAQALYEDEGYTVVETTADDVTGVERYRYRRTL is encoded by the coding sequence ATGGGCGATACTATCGACGTCCGCCAGTACCGCTCCGAGGACGCGGACGAGGTCTGGGACGTTCACGAAGCCGCGCTCCGAGCGTCGCCACTGGCGTTCGTGGAGGAAGCGGCCGTGGACGAGGACATCTGCAACGTCGAGTCCCACTACATCGAGTCAGGCGGCGAATTTCTCGTCGGCGAGCGCCGTGACGCGACCGAAGACCACCGAGCGATCGTCGCGATCGGCGGGTGGCTGCCGATCGACGACCGGACGGTCGAGGTCAAACGAATGCGCGTCCATCCGGATCACCAGCGAAACGGGTACGCGCGGCGAATCCTCGCGGAACTGGAGCGCCGGGCGCGTGCGGCGGGGTTCGAGACCGCGGTGCTGGAGACGATCGAACCGCTTCGAGCCGCGCAAGCACTCTACGAGGACGAAGGGTACACCGTCGTGGAGACGACCGCAGACGACGTGACGGGCGTCGAACGGTATCGGTACCGGAGGACGCTCTGA
- a CDS encoding NAD(P)-dependent alcohol dehydrogenase: MEAFVMRSIGVTGIVEKERPEPGPMDAIVRPTVGLICTSDCHTVHGAIGDREDLTLGHEAVGIVEEVGDHVERFEPGDRVAVGAITPDWNSTAAQDGHPSQSNQALGGWKFANVKDGAFADYFHVNDADGNVAHIPDGVSDHEACYTADMLSTGFAGAENADIPMGGTVAVFAQGPVGLMATKGARLQGAGEVIAVETMENRKELAREYGADHVVDFQEGDPVEQIMDLTDGEGVDSAIEALGADETLKDCIRATKPGGTVSNVGYHGEGEFRHIPREEWGVGMAEISIVTDLCPGGSLRIRRLLRMLEQDRVDPTKMTTHEFDFDEIETAFDMMDEKSDDIVKPLIHFE, encoded by the coding sequence ATGGAAGCCTTCGTCATGCGATCGATCGGAGTGACGGGTATCGTCGAGAAAGAACGGCCCGAGCCAGGGCCGATGGACGCGATCGTCCGACCGACAGTGGGGCTGATCTGCACCTCGGACTGTCACACGGTCCACGGCGCGATCGGCGATCGGGAGGACCTCACGCTGGGCCACGAGGCCGTCGGTATCGTCGAGGAGGTAGGTGATCACGTCGAACGCTTCGAGCCCGGCGATCGCGTCGCCGTCGGTGCGATCACGCCGGACTGGAACTCCACGGCGGCCCAGGACGGCCACCCGTCCCAGTCGAACCAGGCCCTGGGCGGCTGGAAGTTCGCGAACGTCAAGGACGGCGCGTTCGCCGACTACTTCCACGTCAACGACGCCGACGGCAACGTCGCGCACATCCCCGACGGCGTCTCGGACCACGAAGCGTGCTACACGGCCGACATGCTCTCGACGGGCTTCGCCGGCGCGGAGAACGCCGACATCCCGATGGGCGGTACGGTCGCCGTCTTCGCGCAGGGGCCGGTCGGCCTGATGGCGACGAAGGGCGCCCGCCTCCAGGGCGCCGGCGAGGTGATCGCCGTCGAGACGATGGAGAACCGCAAGGAGCTCGCCCGCGAGTACGGCGCCGATCACGTCGTCGACTTCCAGGAGGGCGACCCCGTCGAGCAGATCATGGACCTCACGGACGGCGAGGGCGTCGATTCGGCGATCGAAGCCCTCGGCGCAGACGAGACGCTCAAGGACTGCATCCGCGCGACGAAACCCGGCGGCACGGTCTCGAACGTCGGCTACCACGGCGAGGGCGAGTTCAGGCACATCCCACGCGAGGAGTGGGGCGTCGGCATGGCCGAGATATCGATCGTCACCGACCTCTGTCCCGGCGGAAGCCTGCGGATCCGCCGGCTGCTCAGGATGCTCGAGCAGGACAGGGTCGACCCCACGAAGATGACGACCCACGAGTTCGACTTCGACGAGATCGAGACGGCCTTCGACATGATGGACGAGAAGTCCGACGACATCGTGAAGCCGCTCATCCACTTCGAGTGA
- a CDS encoding helix-turn-helix domain-containing protein, producing the protein MQADDDVAVDPQSCPTAETMDEIGTQWRLHVLHDLQDGELRFNELKEATGASSRTLSQSLDALMEAGLVERRTEEAAPIAVFYGLTEKGEDLEVVFDELDAWAEKWIDPSEYEA; encoded by the coding sequence ATGCAGGCGGACGACGACGTGGCCGTGGATCCCCAGTCGTGTCCCACGGCCGAGACCATGGACGAGATCGGCACCCAGTGGCGACTCCACGTGCTCCACGACCTGCAGGACGGTGAACTACGGTTCAACGAACTGAAAGAGGCGACGGGAGCGAGCTCGCGGACGCTCTCCCAGAGCCTCGACGCGCTGATGGAGGCCGGTCTCGTCGAGCGTCGGACGGAAGAAGCGGCGCCGATCGCGGTGTTCTACGGACTCACGGAGAAGGGCGAGGATCTGGAGGTGGTGTTCGACGAACTCGACGCCTGGGCCGAGAAGTGGATCGACCCGAGCGAGTACGAGGCCTGA
- a CDS encoding DoxX family membrane protein: MAFESTGAGLALLLGRLAFASVLGFLAVGNLQDMDETIAYAKSKGAPLAGLTVPLSSLALLAGAAAIALGAFPLVGALAIGAFLVGVTPIMHDFWTQEGMDRQNEFIHFLKNVGLGGGAAVFAALATLSWPYALGLTVL; the protein is encoded by the coding sequence ATGGCCTTTGAATCGACCGGAGCGGGTCTCGCACTGCTGCTCGGCCGCCTGGCCTTCGCGAGCGTGCTCGGATTTCTGGCGGTCGGGAACCTCCAGGACATGGACGAGACGATCGCCTACGCGAAGAGCAAGGGCGCCCCGCTCGCCGGACTGACGGTCCCGCTTTCCAGCCTCGCGTTGCTGGCCGGCGCGGCGGCGATCGCCCTCGGCGCGTTCCCGCTGGTCGGCGCGCTCGCGATCGGCGCCTTCCTCGTCGGCGTCACGCCGATCATGCACGACTTCTGGACGCAGGAGGGGATGGACCGCCAGAACGAGTTCATCCACTTCCTGAAGAACGTCGGTCTCGGCGGTGGCGCTGCGGTCTTCGCCGCCCTCGCGACGCTCTCCTGGCCCTACGCCCTGGGCCTCACCGTGCTGTAG